GAAGTGGGAACGAGATAGTGGCCATGGGTTAGTAAGTAGTGGCCACAACTAAATTATACTGTTCCCCCGCCATACTAGGTATTTTTATTTAGTGAGATGTCATCAGCAGGGCTCTGTAGGAACCTCCTGGATTATCTTATATCTGTCTCCAGGAACTTGTACTCAATGGCTGTTCTGACTGCAAATTAAAGTCTTTAAATGTACACAATAGACTTTTTCCATACAGTACatgtatataattattttaggaCCGTCATTATATGAAGGTTGGTATTTACAGTTCCTATCCAATTCcagtgtttttctaactgtgttccaaCCTAACCAATCTAAAACTTTATCATTGgtcattaattacattatttattgtttattgctgtAATTGTGTTCAGAAAAAGTGGAAGACGTGAGATAACTGCTAAGAGCAATAAGACTGAGACAGTCTCTTAGGAAAAGCTATTAGATTTATGACCTGGATTTAAACTATTGTATGTCTCATTAAGATGGAATTATTTAAGAAAGAGAATGATCATTTTTAGTCATTCGAGACGTGACACCCACCATAGCCTCCAGAAAGTTGGCTATTGATAactcattaataaaataacttTCCAGTAAAAGATATTGCAGAATGAATGCTTAATATCACACATAATATTATTACAGTAACAGACTGAATACATAGTGAACCAGGGTATATCCAGGATAAACTCTGTTGGCATTCATAAATGATCACTGCCAAGGTATGAATCTTTGACATCacccagaaaaaagaaaacagacaatGGTCACATTGCATGAATATTTAATGTGAATATTAATTCATAAGCAATCAATGCTCATTTAACTCTTTTCATTTGACAAACAAGTCAAAATTTAAAAGGTAGAAAAATAAATTATCATAAAATACATCTTGATCGATATAGCACTGGATGTTTTCATGGAAAACTCTAAACATTTGTAATGATGTCAAAACACAGTTTGATGATGACACTGAGGTATGCAAGAACTTCAGGAATGTGTACTAAAGCACAACATTGATAAACTATTGCcatcaaaaaacacaaaactgcaCAGTGAACAGTGCACGATACAGCTTACAGAAGACCTCACACCAGATCAAACAAATATAAAActgatacatacatatatgtttcttcatttatatattcatttatttattcacttatttatttagacGAGATCTTTGCGCATGCTTTTTCGAACCAGAAGATAGCTCATAACTGTCCATAGGATAATTTTCCATGCTCTTAGCTACATCAAAAGTATCTGGAAGAGGATAAACACTATCTCGGTCACTTTACATATTTCATGGAGGCCGCCACTGAACTGCTGGCTTCACATCAATACCACTCGTCTCAGATATCATAACACAGTGATATCCGATAGTTGAGAGTGTTTTCATAAGACCAAACACCACCGTTCCGTTTGTGTTTATAAGGCCAGGAGCGTGGGCGAGTTAAGGATATCGACGTTGGAATCAGATTTGGATGCCCCACCTTTGCAGCCGTCCAGCTCCTCGGCAAGAGAGTCCAGCTCTGGGCAGGCAAAGGTGAAGACGGACAGGTAGTTGCTGCATGTGGGGGTGGAGGTGTTCACCACCGGGGTGCTTAAGGGTTCCAGATCATTGGCCACAGACTTGTACAGGGTTTCCCAGTCTGTGAAGCCCAGGGAACCAGTGAGGTCAATGTCAGGGACAGAACGGGCTGTTTCCACAGAGATCCTGTCCTCTTCCACAGTACCGAGGATGTTTTCCAGGAGCTCCTCCTTGACGTCCAGCGACGGTTCAAGGTCACAGAGGCTGACCTCTGCGCTGGAACACAGCAGGATGTTGGAGTTCCCAGAGATAGCCGAGGACGGAACGGAAGGAGCCTCCAAGTCTTGTAGAGAAGGTGTGTCCTGCGTACCGTCCTCTGGGAGCTTGCCGGAGGAATCCGAAGAAGGAAGTGGATGTGGTGACTCTGGGAAAATGCTGTCCAGCTCTTCGGGCAGCTGGCATAAAGGCTTATGTGTGGCGAGGACATACTCGagtctttccttttctttcagaAGATTCGCTATCTCAGCCTGCAGAGCTGCTTTGTCTTCCTCCAGCTTGTCGGTTTCCTAAGGACAGAAGATTCCAGTTAAATTGAGAACTGATGTAGGGTGGTAACATTTCAAACGGGGACTGTGATGCATCGGCATTTCCACTTACAGCCTGCAAGGTGTCTGTGAGCTCTCTCCGTCTGTTGCGGCACTTCGCTGCAGCCATCTTATTCCTCTCCCTCCTTATCctcttcttttcctcctcttctgGGGTGAGCTGCTCGATGGCAAAAGACGGATTAGAGCGTCTACCATCTCAGAGTTCTCTAACATCTCCCATCCGTAGCTAATTCACCCTATGACTATGGCAATCGCACCCCCTCttgtcctctttttctctcgatcTCCCTCTCtacacctttctctctctctctgcaatgCGTCTAAAAATAGCCCATTGTTGCAGACTCGCCGTGATGCGAATGTGAAGTGGATGCCCGCGTCTAGGCACCCTGCCCAGGCACAGCTCTTGGAGAGCATGCATCCCCACAAATTGCTGCACCACTGGCATCGCTGCTACGTCATTAATCCCCAAGAACAGCATTAAAACAAGCTATCAAAGAAATCAGCCTATTGGGTTCCTCAagcatctgcaactgcatggACTCAGGcgcgggggtggggggggggggggggggggcggtctTAGTGGTGGTTGTGTCGCTCACCTGCTCGACTTTCCCCTTCCTGGAGGCGCTTTTCCCCTTGCCCCCGTGTGTTTTGAGGGAGCTCTGCGCCTCATTGGCTGCAGCTCTGCCCGGAGACGGCGAGACGGACGTGACGATGGTGGGCTGGACCATCCACTGCAAGTCTGGGGTGGTCGAGATCGCAGTCACCGTAGGAACAAACGGAGTGACGGACGTCTCTTGGTCAGCCTGGACCCCCTGTTGTAGAAATGCACTTGTTAAACACAGACTATGCAGCAGATGAAGCAGGCATGCAGCTGGAGGgggaaagagggaggggggggggcaaacaTGTGGCTTAAAAGTAAGACATTTGACGCTTCTCTGCGCGCGAGCACTTATGGATACCAGTCTGGATTCGCCTATTGTGACGCGTGGCCCTTGTTCGCCGCACGTGGCTCTCTTTCTTTAAATACATGTAGGTGTCCAAAAATAGTCCCCGGATCAATATTTGACTTTTTGCATTGTGGCTGACGTCAGCGCTGACGCAGCCCTGCTGTGGAGTCTCCTTAGTGGGCTGCTTTTTCTCAGCGAACCGCTGCAGAGCGCTTTCGAGTGCCCGAGACAGATGCCAACCGTGCGCAACAGCAGCGGATTCTGGGCAGTTGTGCGAGAACGCACAGCAACTGACATCCTTACTGTGGTCTATGGTGACCAATGAGAGGGGGCAGGGAAGCTAATTCATTGAAAGCAGTGAACTCTGGCGATTAGGGTGAAAAATGGTGCCATactgaaaatatgaaaatgaaaaaatgaacaCTGTCCTTTTCCTAACCACCAGTGCCGTTACGCACGCGATACATGCAAACAAACAGGGCATTTTAAGCTATTGCTGTCTGACAACCTGCTACCATACGTCCCCTTGATgcccccaccccctcctcctcctatCCCCCTGCAaccctacccccccccctcccctccctcctgcCCCTCAAGTCCCCTACCTGTGTGGTCTCCATCGGCTGGTAACCTGCGAGGGTGTCCCCGTCCGGAGATGCAGAGCTGCAGCGGGGCACAGAGTCGACGCCGTTCACTTTGCTGAGGAACATTTCTCCACTCCACCACGATCcagaatataaatataagtataggtatataaatatatagagagagaccGAAAGCACGACCTGCTCTGTCAGCCGaatgctcttctcttctccttttgcTGCTATTCGAAGCTCCCTTTCCAGGTTTGTAAACCTGGCCACTGACAGACTGCTCTGCAAGCTCCTCCTTATATTCCCCCAGAATTTTTATGAATGAACCGAGGATGTACCATCTGGCTGTGGGGAACATCTCCATACAGCACGCACCAAATAAACGCAGCTTATCTGCACAAGCCCATAAACACTATATCCAGTCTGCATTAGGAGCCCACGAGCACTCTATAACGATCTATATCAAACGCTGCAGGTTGACATGCGTGCGTAATGCGCCATGtcaggaccccccctcccccctgtGAAAGGGCGATATGGCACGTGCAACATGTTCATTCATAAAATACTGATGCACCCCCTCCTCCGCTGCACTAAAATCTAAACAATATAGATGTGATATCAAATCAAATATGGGATAAGTTGCAGTGCGCATGGCTGTACTGACTTGGGGTATTGCCATCGCCTGACAAACGCATGAAACAGCTGATATCAGGGTGAACAGCAGCTTCGTGACTTCGAGCCTCTCTCCCTTTGCAAAATGAATGCAATGGTGAATGCTGTGAGTTGAACCTGGGTCTATGCTGCATGAATCGTTTTAGCAGCTGTCCAATAATGGCGCGACACTCAGGTGGACTGGTTAGCTTGCTCGTGCCTGCATGGCTCATTGGCTCTGACTCCATTAGGCTTGTGTGTCATATATGCATCTTCCACCATAAACATCCTTCGATGCTCCTGCGCTTTAATGAGACTCCAGTTCGTGTCTGCTGGACTCAGCTCAGTCGACGGTGTTCGCTCAAGTCGATGCAAATGCAGAAAGGCCGACCCCTGCAGCCCCTCCACTGCGCTGGATCTAATTGCCATTCTGTTTTGCCCCCTCAGCCCCCCTCTCCCTCCGCTGCCTCACGCTCTCACGCCCCTGCAGTGACGCAGCGGCGTTCAACAGGAAGCTTACCATATAAGGCCTCTGACGTACTGGGATTCCATTTTTGAGCTGAAACTTAAAGTTCATACAGAAGAGGAGAACTCAGCCTTGAGCCTCCTAGACATCACAGTCACGATGACCAAACCAGCGGTTACAACAGCCTATAAATAGATGAAAGACATATTGTCTGCGTCTTTATAGGCCTTGTAGGGATTCTGACATATTCTGCACGTCTAATAGACAGATATAGTGAATAGAGAACTAGACAAGAAGGGCTAGTAATTCTGAGCCATGTTTGTTGGACTGTGCATCATGACGTTTTAATATATAGAGAGATATATACTGATATGCATAAAACACATACTGCACATATGTACATTAAAGCACAAGCTGAAATCGAACATCGACTGTcataaattcacatttttcattGACTAACTGAGACAAATCAAAGACAACCGGAGGTcacatgaacaaaaaaaaagtcaagtcaagtcaaatttatttgtatagcgctttttacaactgttgtcgtcacaaagcagctttacataattagtacttaataaaggacagagacagagaagaaagaaggaataacatgaagggtcaaagacccccgtgagcaagccaacggcgacagtggcaaggaaaaactccctcagagctggaggaagaaaccttgggaggaaccaaggctcacaagggggacccatcctcctctggccagactgttttaaacattaatgataaaaattactaaagcagatacaatagaaagttaatagtggtgataaaaaaataatgtaacaaACAGCACTGAGATCCTTTTAATGAATATTTGAAAAACAGTATTTGCAAACGGTTGCAGATCTATTGTCTACATGAAGTGCTGTAAAAGGTGTGTAAATGCTGATGACCGTGGTAAATGCTTCTGTTAAGGCCTGTTGGGGGGTCTGACATGTTCTCCAAATATAATAGACAGATACAGTAGAATTATGCAAGATGGTGCAAGAATGGAGATATACAGTGACACATactgcacatgcacacagtgCAAGATATGAGAGCTCAAGCTAAACGTCAACATCAACCGTCATtagcacacatttttttttattgactaGCTGAGATTAGGACATTAGGAGGAAACCCACATTGGGGACAATTAAAGGTAAAATACAAGACAAGCACATTCACCATTGGTGTTGGAcgcagatggaatttggcctccacctttaacccatccgcacagtaaagacacacacacacacacacacacacgagtgatgaaacacacacagtgaacacatgtgtccagagcagtgggcagcccgGGGAGCACAGAGGGTGGcgggccttgctcaggggcccaacggtggcagcttgccgagcccaggtatcaaacccacaaccctgtcatcaaaagcCTGGTGCTATAACAACTGGTACACAgatacagaaaaaaacactgtattttATTTGGTAGGGGTGTGAAAGTGTAGATTGTCACAGATCTGTCATCGACAGGAAATGCTGTAGTAGGCAAGTAAAAGGCTGTTGAATATGGTACGCCTTACTAGcctaaaaaaaagcttaaatacAAGATCCATGTACTGTACCTGTTCTTTAGAAATTCTATTTATTATATTAGATCTACAGGACAACATCACAAATCAATGATATTGAGTCGTCCAGAAACACTGGAAATATCGAAATATCAAACCAAATCAATGAATGTTAGCTAGCTGGGTGTTGgagtgtaaaaataaataaatcatttttttaagCAAATGGTTAAACAGAAGGTAAAAGGGGTATCATCTAGAACCCAAAGTTTCCCTGCTTGTAAATAGCTGCTTAACTGGCTGTGCTACAAGTGGTATTTCCCAGTTTCCAACACCACATGCATATTACAGCTAGTCAAAACTAAATCATAGGTGTTTTCCATTAGTATTTTCACTTGTCTGAATTATTTTATGGATTTGTGGATCGTGAAATTTGAATTAGCGCTACAATAACAGTATTACGGCAGTGTGAAACCAGCTGTTGGGCTGTTTAAGTTTACCCACTACTTGGTTCCTCTCACCCCGCTGACACTAGTTAATTGTCCGGCCACACAGGCTGAGGACAACAGACAAAACATGGATTTCATAGATTTAATGTAAGTAGTTTAACTTAATGTTTATAAATGAGTGACAATTAAGATATATGTTTGAAAGAATACCGACGTTGTGTTTCAATTAATTACGTCATTCTGATATTGCAGCTGCTTGTGACGTAGCTAGTGCTAGCAACATTGTCTAAAAACACTCGAGGCAAGTGGGAAGACGAGGCTCTTCCACTTATCACTAAAATACACACAGTCTATCTTTCACTACTGTtatttcatttccttttttagGAAAAGGCTGAAAATGAGAGTTTCCTCATCCCACCTCAAGGAATGTGGCAGTGATgggcatttaaggtggaagggAAAATTCTGATAGAAGAAAATTCTGATAGACAAATACGCAATTTTAGCTTCACTTAAATGTACTTAAACTGTGTTGTAAAGGTTTAATCATTAGCAGACATTCTGAAAATTTCCTAGACAGAATGACAGAGAAAGTGGGTGTGTataagagagcgagagcgagagagagctcCGCCTACATCAAACTTCATCCACTCCCTATGAAACAACTGTAAACAAGAATGTAAATGAATTCCATTTAtaatactacaactactacttatattaactgaacatttaaatgtatttgattattattagttgcttattattatttctgtcattaattttgtatttaatatattatagatttaatatttatatgctAAGGCAACATAAACATGAAACAGCCAATAAAGTCAGGCTGAATTTGGAGGACGGTTGGTTGGTGGTGTCCATAGTGTAGCACAGTAGTACATTAACTCCATGAGTAGTGACTTCTACAAATGAGACGTTTGATGCTGACATGATACAGCTCTGTCTATTTGAGGATATTAGGCTTTACGTGTGGCTGGACTTCACAATGTCAAACTGGCACATTGGTTGTGAATCAGGTACCAGCAGTTACAGCACATTAATTGTGTCATGCTGTGCTCTTGGCAGTCCTGCTACTCACATCATTGGCAGAGGTCTAGTCTCAAATCCCAGGAAAGCATTGCTAAGAAGTATCGTTGGTTTTTAAAGGCCTCTATTGTCATTTCTTTTAGTGGAAGAAAAGTGAGAGACAGCCGTAGACATCCTTCACCCTCTGTTCACATGCTCTGAACAGATCCATACTTAAAATAGACAGAATTCATGGAATCATTTCTTATATAGatataaattaaacttaaaTCTGGACAAATCATGGCTAATATCCATTTAGGCTTGATTCGATATGGGAAACCAGCCCTAGGCGTTACTTTGGAACCTGATGTTGGGACATTATTGCAAATCTGTGAGTAATATGCAAGCCTGCCTCTGGAGACATTAGAGTCATTCCATTAGAGGAGTGTCATTTGAGTCTACAGCCACCATATTAATTCAAAATGTATCATTAACATGGTGTAtgataaatgtttaatataaaTAACTTTTTGTATATGTGTTTACATGGCTGTATAAACGGTCATGAGCATTTCATCTCAAATACTACAAAATATGTTCTTTAACATTAAGCCTTTGCCGTGCTCAAATCTATTACATAGATCAAGTTActataaaaaaaattctgaaaaaagaagtgcaaactgtaaaaaaacatcagGGAAAAAACATCAGGGCCACCTTGCTGTTATTACCCCAGATGGTTCTGATCTTCACCAGGTGGTCCAGGTCGGGTTGTAAACACCAGAGTTTCCATTTAGTTGGTTAGCTTCCACCAGTAAttttgcagtaaatacaaaacaGTGTTCTGGTCATCAGGCACGTTATGTCAAACCTGTGCTTTCAGCTTCCAACTTCAGTGCCAATACACTAAACAAAAATTGCAgtgccatgcaaaagtttgggtacctcCAGGGAAAGTGAGTAGATGACCGGATCTCCAAAAGataagatctggaagaccaagataCCTTTTAGAGATGGAATCCTGTCCAGTGTtctcaccacaaaattcagcatcagaagttttaaaggaacatctaaacatccTGTGGACTCATGAAGTTAAAATAGAGCTATTCGGTTGTGATAAGcaaaagtataatatatatacaaaattattgggacaaggtattaaaaaagtttatcctgcttttgttattgAGTAATTGTAAAGAGGAATGAAAAGAGGATGCCATCCACAGCAGAATAATCATCCTAGCATCCGCAAGCTGAAAGTGTTGCCATTTTCCTTATAATCCTcaacctaaacatcattgaAAATAGTTGAATAGAACAGAAAATGCAAGACGGCCCAAGAGAACTAGAGGCTTTTAGCAAGGAAGAACAGATAAAAGTCCCACACATAAGAACTGAAACACTCTTAGTTGGCTATGAAAAGTGTTTACAAGCCGTGATACGTTCCACAGGTGGTGTTAATAATTACAGACCATGCAGACCAGTGTCCGAAaagataggaataaaaatattatagaaatataatattttgaccaggggtgtccaaatgtATACCACTGTATTTGTGTTGGAGAACTGATGAAATGTGTGGAAAGCAAAAGGTCATCTATGAGTGGGAGAGCATCCCCCCAGTGTCATTCTGAGGACTAAAGTATACTGAACGGTGTGATACCAGCTCTACCACAACATGGTCCAGAAGTTGCAGTTTTCAGATTACAGTCAGGTAGAAAAGTCAGAGGTAACTTCAAGTGGAGGTATGGGGATTGTCATTGTGAACTACTGCTTGCACATATAATGTCTCTGTTCCAAAAGTATGATTGGCTGGAAGGGCACAAGACATCGATATTGCCAAGCAAGTAAATTGTACTGGAGGACTATGAAATATTTGAGGTTTGCCTTGAGAGCAAATCTTCCATGAGCAAGTATTTTTCCTTCCACATGTGCTCCAGCAGCAGTAGTTAGGATACATCAGAGGAGCCAAGCAGCACAAGTGCTTGTCTAAATGGTCTTGGTATTATGTGTGGTGCAAGGTTCCATATGGGTGGTTGGAATTGTtgagcctttaaaaaaaaaaaaaaaaaaaaaaaaaaaaaaaaaagatagtgTACAAAGCGTGCAGCCAGGCTTGGATTTggaaagagagaggtggaggggggAACAGTCATTTCCTGGAATGTTTGGCTCTCTCACAATAAGCCTTTTCATTCTGGGGTCTAGGTACTGGGAGGGTCCCAGACCAGCTGGTCAATTTAGACATGAAACATGGCGTGGAAGCGGAGAATTATGAAGAGGTAAGTATGTGCTGCCAGCACTCGCCAATGTGACCTCGTGCTAAAATCAACTAGATGTCTTCCTGCAAGGAAATGGACCTACCAAGGTGGGCCAGACGTTAGTACAGAGCTGTATTAATTAGATCCcaattaatacaattaaacCCAAAATGAGATTTTAACACGTGTTAAAAGTGCACTTTAGGTGTGAATATGGCTACAGTTCTTACTGATGTACTGAGGGTGTACTGAGCTTACTTCATTCAGTTAGTTTACATAGATGTCCTTCTCCCCACATAGGCCTACGCAAAGTCTGTCGAGGTGTATTAGGCTTTGTTAGTGCACTCTGGTGATTCTCACTTTTGTGATTTATCACTGTGGCTGGACAGCTCACATGGTGGTCCAGTCACAGAGCCCTTCATAGAACTGGAAGTGCTTTTGTTGCTGTGTAATTAAGGATTAGATTTGGATTAGAGATTTATAGGTATTTATATCACAGTTTTGCGTGAGGAAAAGTATAGGGACTGATTGCACTGACTGTGCACGAAACAGCTGTAACATCTAGAGCTGAAGCCAGTGGTCTTGGCTTTGTCTCAACCAGTATGGAAACGGCACCTTTGTCTGTAAAGGAAAAGCATGCAACCTGGAAGCTTAGATAGCTTAGGGTCTAGAGTCTAGCAATTTGGAATAAAACATGTAGTAGCGTTTCCATTCtgtgtttaaaaaagaaagaaaatgtcaGTAATCCTGCAGCAATAAATAATAGACCTTAAGACACAGATCTCAAAGTGTGTCAACTACTagaagcttggttttaaatttcGCTGTAGCACAATTGCTAACAGTTCTAAATTCTAGCAGTCCTGTGCTCTCAGGGAGGATGcacttacatgcatttctggacaagctgagagatacatcATTTAaactgaaagaagcatgtggactgaagccGTAAACgtcatattacaggattttacactaatatgactctgctGCGACTGGttgcccagcccagcccagctctAAGTAGCAACAATGATAAAGCTTAGGATTAAAATgctatgttgtttttttttaagactgtCGCTTCAAGTGATTGTGGTTATGTATCAATGTttagacaaaagaaaaaaaaatgcatttagtgACAGATGAATAATctgaattgaaaaaaaaaggaatctaaACCAGCCTGGTTATACTTTTGCTTCAGTGAGGATCTAGACAATAAAAAGACAAGGTCATATCTTGTATTTTCTTGCGCAGCAAACAGGAAAATACAAGATATAAACTATCAAAATCGACCTTCACTGCTTGTGCACCTGTCTTCTAAGTCTGCAGCTGCTTTAAAACCAAAAAGCTGAATTAATGAAACGGTCTCACTGACAAATCTCTTTTGAGGTTGTTTTGCCTGTAGACTATTATGTTTCTCGCTTCTGTTTATTTCCGCTGTACATGACATTTAGCTAATGGCCCAATTCCCCATAAACAATCAATTTAATAActgtgaaaatgaaataaacattATACCTTAAATTAAGATGTAGGATAAATtcaaagtcacatatttgtGTGACTAggttataataaatgtaatcttTAAGATGACCCATAATCTGCATcatacatttctttaaaatggtaaaaacaaaacatcccATTGATCAAAATGACAAATAGTCATGCCAAATTGTGCTCATTTAGAATCTGATGCAATTACTGAGCAGATTACTTACTATGCATAATACTAATACTTGCATAATTGCAATAACAAACATCTTGAAAATAGAAATCATGCAGAAATACAGAGCTATTTGAATGTCAGGTATATTTATTACTGGACATGTGTTTCCTCCTGTACTGAAGAGGATTTTTAGAGTAACAGACAAATAAGTGATCTATAatatctatataaaaaaaagtaataacttAGAAGCCAAAGCAC
The Salminus brasiliensis chromosome 10, fSalBra1.hap2, whole genome shotgun sequence genome window above contains:
- the fosaa gene encoding protein c-Fos — its product is MFLSKVNGVDSVPRCSSASPDGDTLAGYQPMETTQGVQADQETSVTPFVPTVTAISTTPDLQWMVQPTIVTSVSPSPGRAAANEAQSSLKTHGGKGKSASRKGKVEQLTPEEEEKKRIRRERNKMAAAKCRNRRRELTDTLQAETDKLEEDKAALQAEIANLLKEKERLEYVLATHKPLCQLPEELDSIFPESPHPLPSSDSSGKLPEDGTQDTPSLQDLEAPSVPSSAISGNSNILLCSSAEVSLCDLEPSLDVKEELLENILGTVEEDRISVETARSVPDIDLTGSLGFTDWETLYKSVANDLEPLSTPVVNTSTPTCSNYLSVFTFACPELDSLAEELDGCKGGASKSDSNVDILNSPTLLAL